From the genome of Devriesea agamarum, one region includes:
- a CDS encoding nucleotidyltransferase domain-containing protein, with protein sequence MTYETIFRSRHRMPRTQGSASHHIRAISEVTQSARRHGGEAWLWGGWAMDFVVGRVTREHSGVDFFVDHRYLDAVVADLVFNGWIVRNPARAHIQAHLSRRRVDLYLTPIAHRDLHRPHVPVGPWAGTPWPDTALTDAHDVTLGGVGAKCISVDAQIECKERIPGWTGRAVRDKDLADLVVLRGLSRDMNRVEYSASQGDVTTCQTSAAGAVVAAGEYA encoded by the coding sequence GTGACCTATGAGACGATCTTTCGCAGCCGCCATCGGATGCCCCGTACCCAGGGGAGCGCGTCGCACCATATCCGCGCGATTTCCGAGGTGACGCAAAGTGCTCGTCGTCATGGAGGTGAAGCCTGGCTGTGGGGAGGCTGGGCCATGGACTTCGTCGTCGGACGAGTCACCCGTGAGCATTCGGGCGTCGATTTCTTCGTTGACCATCGGTACTTAGACGCGGTGGTGGCGGATCTCGTATTTAACGGGTGGATTGTGCGCAACCCTGCACGCGCTCATATCCAAGCCCATCTGTCTCGGCGGCGGGTCGATTTATACCTCACTCCTATTGCTCACCGGGATCTACATCGACCCCACGTACCTGTGGGGCCATGGGCAGGGACTCCGTGGCCGGATACTGCGTTAACGGATGCGCACGATGTGACACTCGGGGGAGTCGGCGCCAAGTGCATCAGCGTGGACGCACAGATCGAATGCAAAGAACGTATTCCGGGATGGACGGGCCGGGCTGTGCGCGATAAAGATCTGGCAGATCTGGTTGTGCTACGCGGTCTCAGCCGAGACATGAATCGTGTGGAATACTCCGCGTCGCAAGGTGACGTGACGACGTGCCAGACCAGTGCTGCGGGTGCGGTCGTAGCGGCGGGTGAATACGCGTAA
- a CDS encoding CDP-alcohol phosphatidyltransferase family protein, giving the protein MNLTPNGADAHNDAQKPAIESTDQPFATPINQPSTMPVAQSAVPSIDHSVTALTDRPTVRQRVAAWGVHAFTMSGVVWALLAFHALYRDDVRGMWGWLAIALIVDALDGTLARKARVREVVPWFDGVVLDLVVDYLTWTFIPAAFIAYHLNVGPEPWPIIVAAVICVSSMFCYCNKGMKSNDNYFVGFPAAWNVVAVCLWILDLPTWANLLVVAIFSVLTVVPWTYLHPFRVRKLMIPNIVAVAVWIATTAIIVATDKGNDTMVTVLWWVTGLWFLLVSALRTLHGEEPAKTSPAA; this is encoded by the coding sequence GTGAATTTAACTCCGAACGGCGCGGATGCTCACAACGACGCGCAAAAGCCCGCCATCGAATCGACTGATCAACCTTTCGCTACGCCGATCAACCAACCCAGCACGATGCCAGTGGCTCAGTCCGCCGTACCGTCAATCGATCACTCCGTCACTGCTTTGACCGACCGCCCCACCGTGCGTCAGCGGGTAGCTGCGTGGGGAGTGCACGCGTTCACCATGTCGGGAGTGGTCTGGGCGCTGCTCGCATTCCATGCGCTGTATCGCGACGACGTGCGGGGCATGTGGGGTTGGCTCGCTATCGCATTAATCGTGGATGCCCTCGACGGAACGCTGGCCCGCAAAGCCCGGGTCCGTGAGGTGGTGCCGTGGTTTGACGGGGTTGTGCTCGACCTGGTCGTCGACTACCTCACCTGGACCTTCATCCCGGCGGCATTTATTGCCTACCACCTCAACGTAGGCCCCGAGCCGTGGCCGATCATCGTGGCGGCAGTCATCTGCGTGTCTTCCATGTTCTGCTACTGCAACAAGGGCATGAAATCTAACGACAACTACTTCGTGGGTTTCCCGGCTGCCTGGAACGTGGTCGCTGTGTGCCTATGGATCCTCGATCTCCCAACCTGGGCGAATCTTCTGGTCGTCGCTATCTTCTCGGTGCTCACGGTGGTTCCGTGGACCTATTTACATCCATTCCGAGTACGGAAACTCATGATCCCGAATATTGTCGCCGTGGCAGTATGGATCGCCACCACCGCAATTATTGTGGCCACTGATAAGGGCAACGACACGATGGTGACGGTGCTGTGGTGGGTGACGGGCTTGTGGTTCCTTCTGGTTAGTGCGTTGAGGACCCTGCACGGCGAGGAACCGGCGAAGACTTCGCCTGCCGCCTGA
- the tpx gene encoding thiol peroxidase: MADITLRGKPVTTTGYLPEVGHIAPSFTLVGADLGDVRDEDYRGQRLILNVFPSIDTGICATSVRKFNELAASLENTVVICVSADLPFAQARFCGAEGIDNVVVGSTFRSTFGRDYGVQFADGPMAGLCSRAVVVLDSDRRVLHAEQVPEIGQEPNYDAALAALSK; this comes from the coding sequence ATGGCTGACATTACTTTGCGAGGAAAACCGGTGACGACCACGGGATATCTTCCTGAGGTTGGGCACATCGCTCCATCTTTTACCTTGGTAGGTGCGGACCTCGGGGACGTGCGCGACGAGGACTACCGAGGTCAACGTCTCATCCTGAACGTCTTCCCCAGCATTGATACCGGCATCTGCGCCACGAGCGTGCGGAAGTTTAACGAGCTGGCTGCGTCGCTAGAGAACACCGTCGTGATCTGTGTGTCGGCGGATCTTCCGTTCGCGCAGGCTCGGTTCTGCGGCGCTGAAGGCATCGACAACGTCGTGGTTGGATCCACGTTCAGGTCGACCTTCGGTCGCGACTATGGAGTGCAGTTCGCTGACGGTCCGATGGCTGGTTTGTGCTCGCGCGCGGTGGTGGTTCTGGACTCAGATCGCCGGGTGCTGCACGCTGAGCAGGTGCCCGAGATTGGGCAGGAACCGAATTACGACGCAGCTCTGGCCGCGCTGTCTAAGTAG
- a CDS encoding NADP-dependent isocitrate dehydrogenase, which translates to MSRIIYTHTDEAPMLATASFLPVLDAFATAAGIDVQTRDISLAGRILAAFSDRLPEAQRVGDALSELGQLAQKPEANIIKLPNISASVPQLRAAISELQAQGYDLPDYPESPSCDDEREIRARYDAVKGSAVNPVLREGNSDRRAPAAVKNYARKHPHRMAPWAKDSATTVATMGSDDFRSNEQSVVMDHDDTLQILHIAHDGTETVLNSSIPVRSGEIIDFTVMRAAALDAFLATQVAAAKANDVLFSVHLKATMMKVSDPVIFGHVVRAFFPRTFEQYGDALAAAGLSAHNGLGGILSGLDQLDDKALATEIRDAFTRELADGPRLAMVNSDRGITNLHVPSDVIVDASMPAMIRNGGKMWGPSGEEADTLAVIPDSSYAGVYQAVIEDCQAHGAFDPTTMGTVPNVGLMAQKAEEYGSHDKTHVMESAGTVEVRSHSGDMLMSHEVAVGDIVRACQAKDAPIRDWVALAVRRARLSGMPAVFWLDPQRAHDRNLIAKVEEYLAQEDTDGLDLRILSPVEATRFSLERIRRGKDTISVTGNVLRDYLTDLFPIMELGTSAKMLSVVPLMHGGGLFETGAGGSAPKHVQQLIEEDYLRWDSLGEFLALAESLRHLARTTDNDRAGVIADALDRATETLLNQGKSPSRKLGGIDNRGSHFYLAMFWARELAEQTEDPQLADAFAQVAHELSRQEDAISSELIAVQGKPVDLGGYYRPDPEKVAAVMRPSATFNRIISNLAHADITTA; encoded by the coding sequence ATGTCGCGCATCATTTACACCCACACCGACGAAGCACCGATGCTGGCTACGGCCTCTTTTCTCCCGGTTTTAGATGCCTTCGCCACCGCCGCAGGCATCGACGTTCAGACCCGGGACATTTCCCTGGCCGGGCGCATTCTCGCCGCGTTCTCCGATCGGCTACCCGAAGCTCAGCGGGTGGGCGATGCCCTGAGCGAGCTCGGTCAGCTCGCCCAGAAACCCGAAGCAAACATCATTAAGCTTCCCAATATTTCCGCGTCCGTGCCCCAGTTACGGGCCGCAATCTCTGAATTACAAGCACAGGGATACGACCTTCCCGACTACCCCGAGTCACCCTCGTGCGACGATGAACGTGAGATTCGGGCCCGCTATGACGCGGTGAAAGGTTCCGCGGTCAACCCGGTGCTGCGCGAAGGCAACTCTGATCGCAGAGCCCCTGCGGCGGTGAAGAACTACGCCCGAAAGCATCCGCACCGCATGGCGCCATGGGCGAAGGATTCGGCAACCACGGTGGCCACCATGGGCTCGGACGATTTCCGCAGCAATGAGCAGTCCGTCGTGATGGACCACGATGACACCCTCCAGATACTCCACATCGCTCACGACGGCACCGAAACGGTGCTGAATTCCAGCATTCCAGTACGTAGCGGCGAGATCATTGACTTTACGGTGATGCGAGCCGCAGCTCTCGATGCATTCCTCGCAACCCAGGTGGCCGCAGCCAAAGCCAACGATGTGCTGTTTTCCGTGCATTTAAAGGCCACCATGATGAAGGTCAGCGACCCAGTCATTTTCGGCCATGTGGTCCGCGCATTTTTCCCACGCACATTCGAGCAATACGGGGATGCCCTTGCCGCAGCCGGGCTCAGTGCACACAACGGGCTCGGAGGAATTCTTTCCGGGCTCGACCAACTCGACGACAAGGCACTCGCCACCGAAATTCGCGACGCCTTTACCCGTGAGCTCGCCGACGGACCGCGACTTGCCATGGTCAATTCCGACCGCGGGATCACGAATCTGCACGTCCCCTCCGACGTCATCGTCGACGCCTCAATGCCCGCGATGATCCGCAACGGCGGCAAGATGTGGGGACCGAGCGGAGAGGAAGCCGATACCCTCGCGGTCATTCCCGATTCCTCCTACGCCGGGGTCTACCAAGCTGTGATTGAGGACTGTCAGGCTCACGGCGCTTTCGACCCGACCACGATGGGAACGGTACCCAACGTCGGGTTGATGGCCCAAAAAGCCGAGGAATACGGCAGCCATGACAAGACCCACGTGATGGAATCTGCGGGCACCGTAGAGGTTCGCTCTCACAGCGGTGACATGTTGATGAGCCATGAGGTCGCGGTCGGAGACATTGTGCGAGCCTGCCAGGCTAAAGACGCGCCGATCCGCGACTGGGTAGCCCTTGCGGTTCGTCGTGCACGCCTGTCCGGGATGCCTGCGGTGTTCTGGCTCGACCCGCAACGCGCCCATGACCGCAATCTGATCGCCAAGGTCGAGGAATATCTTGCACAGGAGGATACCGACGGCCTTGACCTGCGTATCCTCTCCCCCGTTGAGGCGACGCGATTCTCGCTGGAACGGATCCGACGCGGCAAGGACACCATTTCCGTCACCGGCAACGTGCTGCGCGATTACCTCACCGACCTCTTTCCGATTATGGAACTGGGGACCAGCGCCAAGATGCTGTCCGTCGTGCCCCTGATGCACGGTGGCGGCCTGTTCGAGACCGGCGCGGGAGGCAGCGCACCGAAGCATGTGCAGCAGTTGATCGAGGAGGATTATCTTCGCTGGGATAGCCTCGGCGAGTTCCTCGCCCTTGCGGAGTCTTTACGACACTTGGCGCGCACCACTGATAATGACCGCGCTGGGGTGATTGCCGACGCGCTCGACCGCGCCACCGAGACGCTTTTAAACCAGGGAAAGTCGCCATCTCGCAAACTTGGCGGTATCGATAACCGCGGCAGCCATTTTTATTTAGCGATGTTCTGGGCGCGTGAACTCGCAGAACAGACTGAGGATCCGCAGCTCGCGGACGCTTTCGCTCAGGTGGCACACGAGCTCTCACGCCAAGAAGATGCGATTTCATCCGAGCTAATCGCAGTTCAGGGTAAGCCTGTGGACCTCGGCGGCTACTACCGTCCCGACCCGGAGAAGGTTGCCGCGGTGATGCGTCCGTCGGCCACGTTCAATCGGATCATCTCCAACCTGGCTCACGCGGATATCACCACCGCGTAA